The proteins below come from a single Papaver somniferum cultivar HN1 chromosome 11, ASM357369v1, whole genome shotgun sequence genomic window:
- the LOC113321125 gene encoding mediator of RNA polymerase II transcription subunit 33A-like isoform X1: MATELTRFEDKVLETVKWCQERKDPLLVWGMEVSKCVKESGLLLPSTELGQILVSNLCFANNNPSLWKFIDQAMSSGILSSIQILSLLTARVVPNRRTQPEAYRLYLELLNRWTFLLAQFGTDLCKQKIINSVDDALQLSHTYGMQISELGHAFVLFFFSIIIGLVDCTFDDWGLQPMSIDKTNSIFGVGEHQDMDVDSKGTLNDKRTEHREQLRKANAFTAIEILAKLTENKKATTLLRLVHLNMPEKFNGLLQRLQFVETHKLVSPHLKSANQFLVRFSANIQKAVDMQSQLNKRQLIGALIDVESCSSSSCCNFGAHRATCWVPFDIYMETAMDGKQLPVTSAIDILTELIKTLQVINRSCWQETFQALWVAALRLVQRERDPLEGPFPHLEPRLCVLLSITPLAIARVLEDAGEMPLSSLQGGSGPGNTGAVLNHGTDGKGLVSTRQGLISSLRNLGQFSGLLSPPPSVVISANNAAAKAANFISNFKNGSDSFGGSIHGDTGKSGGSMLHLIVEACIARKLIDTSAYFWPGYVSASSVTSLSDASLGQTSPWSTFMEGAPLVGPLKNALIATPASSLAEIEKLYHIAINGCEEEGTAAAKILCGASLSRGWNIQEHVVNFVLKLLSPPAPPNFTGPGNHYVEFMSMLHSVLFGICSIDSVHILSLHGVIPEVAASLMPLCEAFGSIVPTSGQKSSLCDDISASTVFSCAFLFLLRLWKFYRPPHEHCITARGGYTGSELTLEYLLILYNRRITSQNSSAMDKPNQVSNPSEASTKAVYIDSFPQLRAWYCQNKACIASTLSGLSSGNPVHQVANKILSMIYWKITKGGAISTNPSTLSGSSVSGSPASTGEDTYQRPALPGWEVLEAIPFVMEAMVTACAHGRLSSRDLITGLRDLVDFLPASLAAIVSYFSAEITRGVWKPVAMNGTDWPSPAANLLAIETEVREIIAAAGVTVPSFSLGAGAPVMLPLPVAAMVSLTITFKLEKNLEYIHGVAGPALENCASGCTWNSMNVIGALWAQKVRRWHDFIVVSCSRSAFKQDQGAVAQLLKSCFTSFLGSPHVAASPAGVHGLLGASITAPGNRPHMAPGFLYLRVCRMVQNNQFINTVILGLVVETARESASKWACTSSSRLKSSRASLASAAARAKEVATLGASLLCVAGGVSLVQLLYQETIPTWLLSAREGESKGVGPMSCILEGYSMAYMVILSGSFIWGVTATTSPGWFSRWASVVRVHTDFLAGALEGNISLGCDPATWKAYVSCFVGLMVNFAPSWIRELKQETLRKLAKGLRGWHECELALALLERGGPEAMGHVAELVLFSD, translated from the exons ATGGCGACCGAGTTGACTCGTTTCGAAGATAAAGTACTAGAAACAGTAAAATGGTGTCAAGAGAGAAAAGACCCATTATTAGTGTGGGGTATGGAAGTGTCCAAGTGTGTTAAAGAATCTGGTTTATTACTTCCGAGTACCGAGTTAGGGCAAATTTTAGTTTCGAATCTTTGTTTTGCAAATAATAATCCTTCTCTTTGGAAGTTTATTGATCAAGCGATGTCTTCTGGGATTCTTTCTTCTATCCAAATTCTGTCTCTTCTTACTGCCAG GGTGGTTCCAAATCGACGGACTCAACCAGAGGCATACAGACTTTATCTTGAGCTTCTAAACCGATGGACCTTTTTGCTTGCTCAATTTGGGACAGATCTTTGTAAACAGAA GATAATAAATTCTGTTGACGATGCTCTTCAGCTTTCACACACTTACGGGATGCAGATATCGGAGCTTGGGCATGCATTCGTGTTGTTCTTTTTCAGCATTATCATTGGTTTAGTCGATTGCACATTTGATGATTGGGGTTTGCAACCAATGTCTATAGACAAAACGAATAGCATATTTGGAGTTGGAGAGCATCAGGATATGGACGTAGACTCTAAGGGTACTCTTAATGATAAAAGAACTGAACATCGTGAGCAGCTGCGCAAAGCAAATGCTTTTACAGCTATTGAGATATTGGCGAAATTGACAGAAAACAAAAAGGCGACAACCCTACTCCGTCTTGTTCACTTGAACAT GCCCGAAAAGTTCAATGGGCTTCTGCAAAGACTGCAATTCGTGGAAACACATAAGTTGGTATCACCACACTTGAAGTCTGCAAATCAGTTTTTGGTAAGATTCTCTGCAAACATACAGAAAGCCGTGGATATGCAAAGTCAGTTGAATAAGCGCCAGCTTATTGGAGCGCTGATTGATGTTGAATCATGTAGCTCTTCCTCATGTTGCAATTTTGGAGCACATCGGGCTACTTGTTGGGTACCTTTTGACATATATATGGAAACTGCGATGGATGGGAAACAACTTCCGGTCACATCCGCCATTGATATACTTACAG AGCTAATTAAAACACTCCAAGTAATTAACAGATCGTGCTGGCAAGAGACTTTTCAAGCACTCTGGGTCGCAGCCCTTCGTCTTGTTCAGCGA GAGCGTGATCCTCTAGAAGGGCCATTTCCGCATCTTGAACCACGTCTATGTGTTCTCTTATCCATTACTCCATTGGCGATTGCTCGAGTTTTGGAAGATGCTGGGGAGATGCCTTTATCTTCTCTTCAGGGAGGCAGTGGGCCCGGGAATACTGGCGCTGTTTTAAATCATGGGACTGATGGGAAGGGTCTAGTTTCAACAAGACAGGGGCTAATCTCTTCACTTCGAAATCTTGGCCAGTTTTCTGGGCTTCTATCTCCTCCTCCTTCCGTAGTGATTTCTGCTAATAATGCTGCCGCAAAAGCAGCGAACTTTATTTCTAATTTCAAGAATGGGAGTGACAGTTTTGGTGGCAGCATCCATGGTGATACTGGTAAATCAG GTGGGTCCATGCTGCATCTCATAGTAGAAGCTTGTATAGCGAGAAAGTTAATTGACACATCGGCATACTTTTGGCCTGGTTATGTATCTGCATCATCAGTAACCTCACTATCCGATGCATCACTAGGCCAAACATCTCCTTGGTCCACCTTCATGGAAGGAGCTCCATTAGTTGGTCCCTTGAAAAATGCTCTCATTGCAACTCCCGCTTCAAG CTTAGCGGAGATTGAAAAGCTATATCATATTGCTATAAATGGGTGCGAGGAGGAAGGAACAGCTGCTGCAAAGATTCTTTGTGGTGCATCTCTCAGTCGTGGGTGGAATATTCAG GAACATGTGGTGAACTTTGTTCTGAAACTTCTCTCTCCTCCCGCGCCTCCTAATTTTACCGGACCTGGGAATCACTATGTTGAATTTATGTCCATGCTGCATTCTGTCCTTTTTGGGATTTGCTCGATTGATAGTGTCCATATTCTTTCTTTGCATGGTGTG ATACCAGAAGTGGCAGCCTCCTTAATGCCACTTTGCGAGGCTTTCGGATCAATTGTACCAACATCAGGTCAAAAGTCAAGTTTATGTGATGATATCTCGGCATCAACAGTATTTTCTTgtgcttttctctttcttctacGACTCTGGAAATTCTATAGGCCCCCGCACGAACACTGTATAACGGCTCGAGGAGGATACACTGGATCCGAGCTCACTCTCGAGTACCTGTTGATTTTGTATAACAGACGCATCACTTCACAAAATTCTAGTGCCATGGATAAACCTAACCAAGTGTCAAACCCCTCTGAAGCGTCAACTAAAGCAGTATATATCGACTCATTTCCACAGTTACGAGCTTGGTATTGTCAAAACAAAGCTTGTATAGCTTCAACTCTTTCTGGCCTCAGCAGTGGAAATCCGGTCCATCAAGTTGCTAATAAGATATTGAGTATGATTTATTGGAAAATCACTAAAGGGGGAGCTATCTCTACTAACCCTTCAACACTTTCAGGAAGCAGTGTAAGTGGATCTCCTGCAAGTACAGGGGAAGATACGTACCAAAGACCTGCACTTCCTGGATGGGAGGTTTTGGAAGCAATTCCTTTTGTAATGGAGGCAATGGTAACTGCATGCGCACATGGAAGGCTCTCGTCACGGGATTTAATAACAG GTCTAAGAGATCTCGTGGACTTTTTACCAGCATCTCTTGCTGCTATTGTCAGTTACTTTTCTGCTGAAATTACTCGTGGTGTCTGGAAACCTGTGGCAATGAATGGAACAGATTGGCCTAGTCCAGCTGCCAACCTTCTTGCAATTGAGACCGAAGTGAGGGAAATTATTGCTGCAGCTGGTGTTACCGTCCCCAGTTTTTCTTTAG GAGCGGGAGCACCAGTTATGCTTCCATTGCCAGTGGCGGCCATGGTCAGTTTAACAATAACATTTAAACTCGAGAAGAACTTGGAATATATACACGGGGTTGCAGGTCCAGCCTTGGAAAATTGTGCTTCAGGTTGTACGTGGAACAGCATGAATGTGATTGGAGCTCTGTGGGCCCAAAAGGTCCGACGGTGGCATGACTTTATAGTGGTGTCGTGCTCTCGCTCTGCCTTCAAGCAAGACCAAGGAGCGGTTGCTCAACTTCTTAAAAGCTGCTTCACCTCCTTCCTTGGTTCCCCACATGTTGCAGCTTCTCCAGCTGGTGTTCATGGTCTTTTGGGTGCAAGTATCACTGCCCCTGGGAATCGTCCACATATGGCACCAGGTTTTCTCTATCTCCGTGTGTGCAGAATGGTGCAGAATAACCAGTTCATAAACACCGTGATTTTAGGTTTAGTAGTAGAGACGGCCCGAGAATCAGCTTCAAAATGGGCATGTACAAGTTCATCTCGTTTGAAATCTAGTCGGGCATCGTTAGCATCTGCTGCTGCTAGAGCAAAGGAGGTGGCCACGTTAGGTGCAAGTCTATTATGTGTTGCCGGCGGAGTATCATTGGTGCAGTTGCTGTACCAAGAAACAATACCCACCTGGCTACTGTCAGCGAGAGAAGGTGAAAGTAAGGGTGTTGGCCCAATGTCCTGTATCTTGGAAGGATATTCAATGGCGTATATGGTGATCTTATCAGGGTCTTTTATCTGGGGGGTCACTGCCACAACCTCCCCAGGGTGGTTCTCAAGGTGGGCAAGTGTTGTCAGGGTGCACACAGATTTTCTTGCAGGGGCTTTAGAGGGTAACATTTCGCTCGGATGTGATCCTGCTACATGGAAAGCCTATGTTTCTTGCTTTGTCGGATTGATGGTGAATTTTGCTCCATCATGGATCAGGGAATTGAAGCAAGAAACTTTGAGGAAATTAGCCAAAGGACTGAGAGGATGGCATGAATGTGAATTGGCTCTTGCCTTGCTCGAAAGAGGTGGACCTGAAGCAATGGGTCATGTTGCCGAACTTGTCCTTTTTTCTGATTGA
- the LOC113321125 gene encoding mediator of RNA polymerase II transcription subunit 33A-like isoform X2: protein MQISELGHAFVLFFFSIIIGLVDCTFDDWGLQPMSIDKTNSIFGVGEHQDMDVDSKGTLNDKRTEHREQLRKANAFTAIEILAKLTENKKATTLLRLVHLNMPEKFNGLLQRLQFVETHKLVSPHLKSANQFLVRFSANIQKAVDMQSQLNKRQLIGALIDVESCSSSSCCNFGAHRATCWVPFDIYMETAMDGKQLPVTSAIDILTELIKTLQVINRSCWQETFQALWVAALRLVQRERDPLEGPFPHLEPRLCVLLSITPLAIARVLEDAGEMPLSSLQGGSGPGNTGAVLNHGTDGKGLVSTRQGLISSLRNLGQFSGLLSPPPSVVISANNAAAKAANFISNFKNGSDSFGGSIHGDTGKSGGSMLHLIVEACIARKLIDTSAYFWPGYVSASSVTSLSDASLGQTSPWSTFMEGAPLVGPLKNALIATPASSLAEIEKLYHIAINGCEEEGTAAAKILCGASLSRGWNIQEHVVNFVLKLLSPPAPPNFTGPGNHYVEFMSMLHSVLFGICSIDSVHILSLHGVIPEVAASLMPLCEAFGSIVPTSGQKSSLCDDISASTVFSCAFLFLLRLWKFYRPPHEHCITARGGYTGSELTLEYLLILYNRRITSQNSSAMDKPNQVSNPSEASTKAVYIDSFPQLRAWYCQNKACIASTLSGLSSGNPVHQVANKILSMIYWKITKGGAISTNPSTLSGSSVSGSPASTGEDTYQRPALPGWEVLEAIPFVMEAMVTACAHGRLSSRDLITGLRDLVDFLPASLAAIVSYFSAEITRGVWKPVAMNGTDWPSPAANLLAIETEVREIIAAAGVTVPSFSLGAGAPVMLPLPVAAMVSLTITFKLEKNLEYIHGVAGPALENCASGCTWNSMNVIGALWAQKVRRWHDFIVVSCSRSAFKQDQGAVAQLLKSCFTSFLGSPHVAASPAGVHGLLGASITAPGNRPHMAPGFLYLRVCRMVQNNQFINTVILGLVVETARESASKWACTSSSRLKSSRASLASAAARAKEVATLGASLLCVAGGVSLVQLLYQETIPTWLLSAREGESKGVGPMSCILEGYSMAYMVILSGSFIWGVTATTSPGWFSRWASVVRVHTDFLAGALEGNISLGCDPATWKAYVSCFVGLMVNFAPSWIRELKQETLRKLAKGLRGWHECELALALLERGGPEAMGHVAELVLFSD from the exons ATGCAGATATCGGAGCTTGGGCATGCATTCGTGTTGTTCTTTTTCAGCATTATCATTGGTTTAGTCGATTGCACATTTGATGATTGGGGTTTGCAACCAATGTCTATAGACAAAACGAATAGCATATTTGGAGTTGGAGAGCATCAGGATATGGACGTAGACTCTAAGGGTACTCTTAATGATAAAAGAACTGAACATCGTGAGCAGCTGCGCAAAGCAAATGCTTTTACAGCTATTGAGATATTGGCGAAATTGACAGAAAACAAAAAGGCGACAACCCTACTCCGTCTTGTTCACTTGAACAT GCCCGAAAAGTTCAATGGGCTTCTGCAAAGACTGCAATTCGTGGAAACACATAAGTTGGTATCACCACACTTGAAGTCTGCAAATCAGTTTTTGGTAAGATTCTCTGCAAACATACAGAAAGCCGTGGATATGCAAAGTCAGTTGAATAAGCGCCAGCTTATTGGAGCGCTGATTGATGTTGAATCATGTAGCTCTTCCTCATGTTGCAATTTTGGAGCACATCGGGCTACTTGTTGGGTACCTTTTGACATATATATGGAAACTGCGATGGATGGGAAACAACTTCCGGTCACATCCGCCATTGATATACTTACAG AGCTAATTAAAACACTCCAAGTAATTAACAGATCGTGCTGGCAAGAGACTTTTCAAGCACTCTGGGTCGCAGCCCTTCGTCTTGTTCAGCGA GAGCGTGATCCTCTAGAAGGGCCATTTCCGCATCTTGAACCACGTCTATGTGTTCTCTTATCCATTACTCCATTGGCGATTGCTCGAGTTTTGGAAGATGCTGGGGAGATGCCTTTATCTTCTCTTCAGGGAGGCAGTGGGCCCGGGAATACTGGCGCTGTTTTAAATCATGGGACTGATGGGAAGGGTCTAGTTTCAACAAGACAGGGGCTAATCTCTTCACTTCGAAATCTTGGCCAGTTTTCTGGGCTTCTATCTCCTCCTCCTTCCGTAGTGATTTCTGCTAATAATGCTGCCGCAAAAGCAGCGAACTTTATTTCTAATTTCAAGAATGGGAGTGACAGTTTTGGTGGCAGCATCCATGGTGATACTGGTAAATCAG GTGGGTCCATGCTGCATCTCATAGTAGAAGCTTGTATAGCGAGAAAGTTAATTGACACATCGGCATACTTTTGGCCTGGTTATGTATCTGCATCATCAGTAACCTCACTATCCGATGCATCACTAGGCCAAACATCTCCTTGGTCCACCTTCATGGAAGGAGCTCCATTAGTTGGTCCCTTGAAAAATGCTCTCATTGCAACTCCCGCTTCAAG CTTAGCGGAGATTGAAAAGCTATATCATATTGCTATAAATGGGTGCGAGGAGGAAGGAACAGCTGCTGCAAAGATTCTTTGTGGTGCATCTCTCAGTCGTGGGTGGAATATTCAG GAACATGTGGTGAACTTTGTTCTGAAACTTCTCTCTCCTCCCGCGCCTCCTAATTTTACCGGACCTGGGAATCACTATGTTGAATTTATGTCCATGCTGCATTCTGTCCTTTTTGGGATTTGCTCGATTGATAGTGTCCATATTCTTTCTTTGCATGGTGTG ATACCAGAAGTGGCAGCCTCCTTAATGCCACTTTGCGAGGCTTTCGGATCAATTGTACCAACATCAGGTCAAAAGTCAAGTTTATGTGATGATATCTCGGCATCAACAGTATTTTCTTgtgcttttctctttcttctacGACTCTGGAAATTCTATAGGCCCCCGCACGAACACTGTATAACGGCTCGAGGAGGATACACTGGATCCGAGCTCACTCTCGAGTACCTGTTGATTTTGTATAACAGACGCATCACTTCACAAAATTCTAGTGCCATGGATAAACCTAACCAAGTGTCAAACCCCTCTGAAGCGTCAACTAAAGCAGTATATATCGACTCATTTCCACAGTTACGAGCTTGGTATTGTCAAAACAAAGCTTGTATAGCTTCAACTCTTTCTGGCCTCAGCAGTGGAAATCCGGTCCATCAAGTTGCTAATAAGATATTGAGTATGATTTATTGGAAAATCACTAAAGGGGGAGCTATCTCTACTAACCCTTCAACACTTTCAGGAAGCAGTGTAAGTGGATCTCCTGCAAGTACAGGGGAAGATACGTACCAAAGACCTGCACTTCCTGGATGGGAGGTTTTGGAAGCAATTCCTTTTGTAATGGAGGCAATGGTAACTGCATGCGCACATGGAAGGCTCTCGTCACGGGATTTAATAACAG GTCTAAGAGATCTCGTGGACTTTTTACCAGCATCTCTTGCTGCTATTGTCAGTTACTTTTCTGCTGAAATTACTCGTGGTGTCTGGAAACCTGTGGCAATGAATGGAACAGATTGGCCTAGTCCAGCTGCCAACCTTCTTGCAATTGAGACCGAAGTGAGGGAAATTATTGCTGCAGCTGGTGTTACCGTCCCCAGTTTTTCTTTAG GAGCGGGAGCACCAGTTATGCTTCCATTGCCAGTGGCGGCCATGGTCAGTTTAACAATAACATTTAAACTCGAGAAGAACTTGGAATATATACACGGGGTTGCAGGTCCAGCCTTGGAAAATTGTGCTTCAGGTTGTACGTGGAACAGCATGAATGTGATTGGAGCTCTGTGGGCCCAAAAGGTCCGACGGTGGCATGACTTTATAGTGGTGTCGTGCTCTCGCTCTGCCTTCAAGCAAGACCAAGGAGCGGTTGCTCAACTTCTTAAAAGCTGCTTCACCTCCTTCCTTGGTTCCCCACATGTTGCAGCTTCTCCAGCTGGTGTTCATGGTCTTTTGGGTGCAAGTATCACTGCCCCTGGGAATCGTCCACATATGGCACCAGGTTTTCTCTATCTCCGTGTGTGCAGAATGGTGCAGAATAACCAGTTCATAAACACCGTGATTTTAGGTTTAGTAGTAGAGACGGCCCGAGAATCAGCTTCAAAATGGGCATGTACAAGTTCATCTCGTTTGAAATCTAGTCGGGCATCGTTAGCATCTGCTGCTGCTAGAGCAAAGGAGGTGGCCACGTTAGGTGCAAGTCTATTATGTGTTGCCGGCGGAGTATCATTGGTGCAGTTGCTGTACCAAGAAACAATACCCACCTGGCTACTGTCAGCGAGAGAAGGTGAAAGTAAGGGTGTTGGCCCAATGTCCTGTATCTTGGAAGGATATTCAATGGCGTATATGGTGATCTTATCAGGGTCTTTTATCTGGGGGGTCACTGCCACAACCTCCCCAGGGTGGTTCTCAAGGTGGGCAAGTGTTGTCAGGGTGCACACAGATTTTCTTGCAGGGGCTTTAGAGGGTAACATTTCGCTCGGATGTGATCCTGCTACATGGAAAGCCTATGTTTCTTGCTTTGTCGGATTGATGGTGAATTTTGCTCCATCATGGATCAGGGAATTGAAGCAAGAAACTTTGAGGAAATTAGCCAAAGGACTGAGAGGATGGCATGAATGTGAATTGGCTCTTGCCTTGCTCGAAAGAGGTGGACCTGAAGCAATGGGTCATGTTGCCGAACTTGTCCTTTTTTCTGATTGA